ATTAATTTGTTTAGACCTAATTGATGGtgaccttaaccctatccagaccggggggggggctaaaagtgcccgcaccaactttgacgtcgtataactcctgaatgactaaagctatgactacgaaactttgtgacttttcctaaaatgaagttggctacaatgtgataccaacagattaggtttatcatttttgttgctgccacggcaacggttttctgacaggtacgcctgacaaaaaatcactgatctaagtctcatcatcatcacttttcatatttttttacattttcattagcatcagacacccttgtgaacatttgaagtggtttgacgcacataataaccaaaattgatgtgcattacccaagttagatggaaaatacattaaggtgacattttaggcaataaaatcaggaaatgacgtcataatgatgtcataatatccaataatgacaccaaactgatgtcattcgtagatctttggctgaagatcatcccttccaagtttggtggtcatacaccattcggttcctaagttatgaggggggggtcaaaagagcccccccccggtcccaggaatgccaaaaaagcccggtctggatagggttaaagtacATTACAACAGATTTTAAATTTCTCCGGTCACTCTGCAGGCCCTGTGAATTCAGCTGCAACAACAGCCAAACAGGAAGCAGGTGAGTGGCATTAGAGAACTTTTAATGGAGGACGAGAATGTTCACATACAGTACTACTGCAAGACTAGGGGCACTTGTGATCGAGTGCAGAATGCATGGGGTCCTATGGAGCTACACCCATAGATTCTGAAGTTGTTTCGcatatttttttgtaaaataGATGCGCGTTGTAGAAGCAGAATGGTTAATCCGCACAGTATTTCTAAACTTGATCATCATAAAATAGAGCATTTGTAGTCAAATGACGTCACACGTTACCTAGATATTATCAGAAACTAGCTCACAACTGCTCAAACTGCAAGAAAACTAAAGGATGTAACTCCCAGATCATTGCACTTCTGATGTGAAATCCCTATCAATCTCTCAGACACCACTGTAATATTGGTGTAGAGGTTGTAGATGATAAGCAAAGCGAATGATGAAGTTTGCCTGCTTTGCGGTTTCCACGGTTTCTGTATTCAACACCATTTataaaaacaaaagagaaagTGCAAGCAGATGCAACCGCCAGCATATCAGAATGCTACAAAGAAGGTTGCAATCAAAGTTCTTCAATACAGTGTTAAGTGTTCAGTATTGTCTGCCTTGTGCTATGCACGCCTCTCCACATGCTTGTAAATGGGAAAGCCATTTAGGATATGGATCAGTGTGTATGCTACCCAACTGCAACTCccaactccaattcccattgtgacgcagcgctccacagcacacaacaaaataacattcatgcctcacctgtgcaatggcgccccaagggagcaggacggtaacatgctcaaggtacctcagtcatggagaagggtgGGGGAGAACACCGGTTAATTActcgcccccaccaacctggcgggtcggaagtcgaacaggcaacctttgggatacaagtctgacgccctaaccgcttacacatgactgccctATGACTATGCTACATGTATCATATAATGTGCCTTCATACATGTGTTTACTTACTGTACATTTACAACAAATATTTCACTGACTTTCTTACAGAACAACAGTCAATGTTATCGAAACTGAAAGAATGTATTGTCTCTCAGTACAAGACAGTGCAAGAATATAATGACCTACCAGGACAGGATGTCTTGCTGACTGATCGCTACACTCAGCTGTTGATCATTGAGAAACACAGACaacagggggaaagagagaaggagatgcgCATTAGTGGAGCAGGGTTCTTTGGTGCCAGACAGAAGGAATATAAAAGTATTACTGTGGACCAGCTCTTTAAGCCCAATAACCATGGGGATGTTCCAAAAGCAGTAATTCTCCAGGGCAACTCTGGACATGGCAAGTCCTTTACCGCTCAGAAGATAATGTTGGACTGGGCGTCAGGAAGCCTCTACCAGGATCGCTTTGAGCTCGTTTTACACCTCAGCTGCAAGGAACTCAACCGTCTATACGAAGACGGAGAACAGAGTAGTGTTTTAGATCTTGTGAAGGTTGATGAGGAATTCATCCCACTGGTTCAGAAGAAATTGAAGGAATCACCACAGAAGGTACTTCTACTTATTGATGGATTTGATGAACTTCAGTTCCCAGTGAGTGAACTCCGCAAGTCTCCTGTGAAAGACCTTTCCACACCAGCTCCTGTTGATGCCATTGTGGGCGCTCTGCTGAAGGGGAGTATCCTATCTGCGTGCCACCGGCTGGTCACCACCAGGCCTACTGCCTCAGACAAACTGAATAAGCTCCTCAAACGTCCTGTGCGCTGCACTGAGATTCTGGGCTTCTCTGAGGAGGGCGTACATGACTACTTCAAGATGTTCTGCAAAGATGAGAAGTTCAAGGAGGAGGCACTAGGCAGAGTGAAGGAAGATGAAACTCTCTACACCTCCTGCTTCATTCCTGTCATCTGCTGGATTGTCTGCACTGTATTTAGGGAGCACATGGAAAAGCACATAGAAGTAACTAATGCTTTGGAAACAACCACCTCCATATTTGTCCACTTTGTGAAAAATCAGCTTGAGCACCACTGCCAGGGTTTGAATCATCCCGTGCCAGATCTACTGAGGAGCCTTGGACAGCTGGCAGAGAGTGGCTTACAGAAGCAGCAGGTTCTGTTCGACAAGAAGAGTGTGGAGGGCACAGTCTCAGATCTCACTAGTGTTCCCTTCTTGTGTAAATTCCTGCTGAAGGAGACAGTGGAAAAGAAGGAAATGTTCAGTTTCATGCATCTGAGCTTTCAAGAGTTCTTCGCTGCACTCCACTACACATCAGACCAGGATGAAGAGAATGTCAAAAAGATGCTTGAATTAGTTGAGCAACAGGAGGACAGAAGCCATCTCCTACCTGTCATTCAGTTCCTCTTTGGTCTTTCAAAAGTGAAGGTGATGCAAGATCTGAAGAACCTTGGGTTGACCTCCAATCTCTCTTTGGAAGCATGTCTGAAAGAGTGGGTGGTTAAACTCATTGAAAATAAAGATTCTAAGAAAGATGCGATGATGCTCTTCACTCTCCACTGTCTCTACGAGCTCCATGATGACGAGTTTGTGAGGACAGCCATGGCGGTGTGGGATAAGGTGAAGTTTGACTCCATCCCTTTGACAAGAGCAGACTGCTGGGTGCTGCTGTACTGCCTGCAGTGCTGCTCCACCATCCCAAGCCTGAAACTCTCAGAGTGCAATATCACACCAGATAAGCTGAGAATGCTGCAGCCTGCATTACGCAAATGTCAGGAGCTGGGGTGAGTGTGTAAAGTGACAGTGTGTACAATGTctgtacagatgtgtgtgtgtgtgtgtctgtgtgtgtgtgtgtgtgtgtgtgtgtgtgtgtgtgtgtgtgtgtgtgtgtgtgtgtgtgtgtgtgtgtgtgtgtgtgtgtgtgtgtgtgtgtgtgtgtgtgtgtgtgccgtgtaggGCATCTGGGGTGAGTGTGAATGAAGATCATGGAAAACTAAGTGGCTAAGTGACACATGTTGATGTGTTCACTGAATCCTaccattttcttttttatatatccCTCTGTAAAGGCTACATGTGAATAACCTGTCAGATGCTGATGTTTGTGATCTGATCTCATCTATGGGAGAAGGAAAGACCCTGAGTGAACTGAGGTAAGAAATGTATCATTTGTACACTCACCATTCTTATGGACAAACGTCAGTCTTAACCATTGTAAGATGTAAGAAATGTGTCGAGGCAAACAATATTTTGTTCTTCCACCCGTCCCTTACTTCTGtctgccgtctgtctgtctgccttattAGCTGTCCATATCCATCTAATTATTGTAATACTTCCTAATCTTGTATTTTAATCTCATCTTTAATCTCTCATCTTtttgagaattgttttttttttgtttcatataTTAGTTAGACTGTTGCACAATATGCTATATGCAGTTCAGAAAGTAGactctgtgcgcgcgcgcacacacacacacacacacacacacacacacacacacacacacacacacacacacacacacacacacacacacacacacacacacacacacacacacacacacacacacacacacacacacaggggcggtgcTAAAatgtttgggccccatgaaagattcaaattttgggcccccaaaatgacaaattatgttatcagcatccttcaggggccctgacaatgctgttgggcccttagaatctgtaacacctttccccctctcgcggcacccatgcacatgcacacacacacacacacacacacacacacacacacacacacacacacacacacacacacacacacacacacacacacacacacacacacacacacacacacacacacagttttatttAGGGAttggggaattgtgtgtgtgtgtgtgtgtgtgtgtgtgtgtgtgtgtgtgtgcagtgtcagatgtgcagtgtgtatatactgtattgtgtgttatctgtgtatgctgtgtgttatagtgtgttgAATAACAGCTCATCAGATATGTATATACTGAATTGTGTGTTATAGTTATCTGTGTATATGCTGTGTTTCTATTATGTGTTATCAGATGTGCAGTGTGtatctactgtgtgtgtcatagttATCTGTGTATATGCTGTGTTTCTattgtgttgtagtgtgttgaATAGCAGCCTGTTAGATGTGCagtgtgtatctactgtattgtgtgttataGTTATCTGTGTATATACTGCGTTTCTATTGTGTGGTGTTATCAGATCAGGTGCagtgtgtatctactgtattgtgtgttataGTTATCAGTGTATAATTGCTGTGTTTCTATTGTGAGTTATCAGATGTGCagtgtgtatctactgtattgtgtgttataGTTATCTGTTTATAATTGCTGTGTTTCTATTGTGTGTTATAGTGTGGATAACAGCAGCCTGTCAGATGAGAGTGTGCAGCAGATCCTCACTGCTGTCTCCAAGCAGAAGAGTGTGGGTAATGTTTTCCTCACTGTGAAGACCATCACCCTCATCACCGCAGAATGTCTTCTCAACTTCATGAAGAGCACACCAACTGTTAAGGGTGTGGGGTAAGAAACACTTCATATGGCACTTCTGACTGATAGGTGCCCCCCCAATCCACCATAACGCAACACTGTCAAATATGTTTGCACTTTTCAATGGATTTCACTGTAAATATGAAATTTGGTTTTTATCATGAGTTTTGGAGGGACAATATATGACTACATACATTAATTCCTTATTGTCTTTATTTTCCTTCAGTAAGTTACTCTTATCTATTGtcttctactctactactcaGATATGTACTCAGCTATTCATCACGCAAAGTGAcctgataaagtgtgtgtgtgtgtgtgtgtgtgtgtgtgtgtgtgtgtgtgtgtgtgtgtgttgcatgtttcagaccactttttcctccatttcaccacctccctacccgaccttacacccacctcccctcccttggtcacatactgtataggcggaatctacgcaacctgtcacgcactagctttgcatcagtggtggctgatgccttgccctcagcaagcgtgctctcctcactcgatgttgacactgctacagattcgctcagctccacactgacctcctgcctcgacaacctgtgcccactagtcactaaacctgcaagaccttcacaaccgcgaccatggctg
The nucleotide sequence above comes from Engraulis encrasicolus isolate BLACKSEA-1 unplaced genomic scaffold, IST_EnEncr_1.0 scaffold_688_np1212, whole genome shotgun sequence. Encoded proteins:
- the LOC134444714 gene encoding NACHT, LRR and PYD domains-containing protein 1 homolog, coding for MLSKLKECIVSQYKTVQEYNDLPGQDVLLTDRYTQLLIIEKHRQQGEREKEMRISGAGFFGARQKEYKSITVDQLFKPNNHGDVPKAVILQGNSGHGKSFTAQKIMLDWASGSLYQDRFELVLHLSCKELNRLYEDGEQSSVLDLVKVDEEFIPLVQKKLKESPQKVLLLIDGFDELQFPVSELRKSPVKDLSTPAPVDAIVGALLKGSILSACHRLVTTRPTASDKLNKLLKRPVRCTEILGFSEEGVHDYFKMFCKDEKFKEEALGRVKEDETLYTSCFIPVICWIVCTVFREHMEKHIEVTNALETTTSIFVHFVKNQLEHHCQGLNHPVPDLLRSLGQLAESGLQKQQVLFDKKSVEGTVSDLTSVPFLCKFLLKETVEKKEMFSFMHLSFQEFFAALHYTSDQDEENVKKMLELVEQQEDRSHLLPVIQFLFGLSKVKVMQDLKNLGLTSNLSLEACLKEWVVKLIENKDSKKDAMMLFTLHCLYELHDDEFVRTAMAVWDKVKFDSIPLTRADCWVLLYCLQCCSTIPSLKLSECNITPDKLRMLQPALRKCQELGLHVNNLSDADVCDLISSMGEGKTLSELSVDNSSLSDESVQQILTAVSKQKSVGNVFLTVKTITLITAECLLNFMKSTPTVKGVGLFIGNYGDTTSPESESSGLIVYVIPPETSDTLLLKELTCRFQQLRHLAENFEAVIADEKVGFEAGLLLEEGIHLLQEAQIPPGCTIELQG